The window GATCGGACGGGGCGGTCGGGGCCGCGCGGTGCAGCGCTCACGTGGCGGCCGCCCGCAGCGCGTCGGTCGAGCGGACCAGCTTGCCGGTGGTGGTACGCGGCAGCTGATCCACCAATCGCAGGGTGCGGGGGCGCTTGTAGCCGGCCAGCCGCTCGGCGATCAGCTTGTCGAGCACCTCCTCCGACAGCGGCCCGTCCGGCTGCACGTAGGCGGTGATGCCGCCGTCGAAGACGACCACGGCGGCGGCGACGCCGGCCAACTCGGCGACGGTCGCCTCCACCTCCGTCAGGTCGACCTTCAGACCGCCGACGGAGACCTGCGAGTCGAGCCGCCCGCGAACGCTGACCAGGCCGGTGTCCGGGTGCACGACGCCGGCGTCGCGGGTGCGCAGCCAGCCGTCGGCCCAGCGGGTGGGGTCGCTCAGCCCGACGTACGGCGACGCGGGGCAGCTCACCCACAGCTCGCCGTCGACCTCGCGGACCTCGACTCCGGGCGCCGGGGCGATGGACGGGCGGTGCCGGCCGTGCAGGTCGGTGCCGATGACGCCGACCTCGGTCATCCCGTACATGTTGCCCAGCGGCACGCCGTGACGGTCGGTGAAGGCGCGGGCCACGGCGGCCGGCACCAGCTCGCCGCCGGTGGTCATCCGCTTGAACTGCGGCAGCGGCCCGGTGGGACGGGTGGAGGCGAGCAGTCCGATGTGGAACGGCACGCCGAGCACCGTGGCCGGCGAGTCGTCGGCCGCGATCGCGGCCAGCACCGCGTCGCCGGCGAGCCGCTCCGGCGGCACCAGCTCGACGCCGGCGTGCAGGCCGTAGAGCAGGCCACCGACGAGGCCGAGCACGTGCACCATCGAGGGCAGCAGGACGATCCGCTCGCCGGGCAGCGCCACGCCGTCGATGCGGGTGTAGCGGCGCACCTCGGCGACCAGGTCGGCGGCGGTACGGCCGATCACCTTGGACGGTCCGGTGGAGCCGGAACTGAGCTGGATCACCGCGTGGCCGCTGACCGCCGGGCGGTCGGCGTACGCGGTGACGCCCTCCGTCACGTCGACGAAGATCCGCAGTCCGCCGCCGCCGGTGCGGACCGGGGCCACCACCACCTGCGGGGTGAGCCGCGCGAGTGCCCGGTCGACCTCGTGGTCGGTGAGCCGGTGGTCGAGCAGGATCGCCTGTGCCCCGCTGCGCCAGGTGGCCAGCAGGTTCACCACGTACGCCAGCGAGGGCGGCATCCGCAGCGCGGCGGCGCCCCCGGGGCGCAGTCCGGCGGCGCCGAGGCGGGCCTGCGCGCCGGTCACCAGCCGCCGCAGGGTGCCCCGGTCGACCGGTTCGGGAAGTCGGAGACAAATGTCGGTCGAACGGCCTTCGAGCAGGATTTCGTCAACCCAGAGCGGGTCTGTCGCCGCAGGATTTCCCGTCGCCACTACCGTTCACCGCCCAGCCTCAATAAGGGCGGAACCGCCCATAAGGTGTGCCTGTCGGGGTGCTGCGGGGAACCTTACGACGCCGTCCGGATGCATAGCTAGATGCAAATGGCTAGATCAGAAAGGGCGGCCGGCCGGATTGCCCACGACCGGTTCGGCGGGCAGGATCGGGCGTGTACGTCGACTGAGGGTATCCGCCGGATGACCCGTCGTATTTACGGCGCGGCACGCCCACCGGACGGCCGATGGTGGTCTTCAGACGCGCCGGTACGGCCACACGAGCGGGCCGGCACGGAACGGCCGCACGGGCCGGAGTGGGACGGCCGACGGGCTGGGGCGGACGGTGCGGCTGCGCGGGCGGTGGGCGGATCGCACGTCCACGGGGCGACACGCCCGCGTGCCACCGCACGAGTGGAACACCAGGGGTGTCACCGGCTGTCGGTGACACCCCTGGTGTTCCACTCGTCCCGTGCGGCCAGCAGGTGAACAGCCCACCGCGTCGCTGCCCCTCACTGGCGGGCGAGACAGCCAGCGAAGGGGCAGTGCAGCCGAGAGACGGTGCGACGGGACCGCGGGCCAGCCCGGATGGCGGGGACAGTCGGGAGGGTAGGACAGCCGAGGCGGTGTGGCGCGGGGCTCGCGCCGGAGACGGGGCTCAGGTGCGGGACGTGGCGGAGGTCTGGGCGTGGATGAGGAAGCGCAGCGACCGGGCGTCGGTGAAGCACTGCCGCATCGGCCGGACCAGGTCCCGGTGCTCCGGGCTGCGTTCCCACGCCTCGAAGTCGGCCAGGCTCGCCCACTCGCTGGTGATCAGCCACTGCTCCGGGTCGGCCGACGACCGGCAGACCTGGTCGACGAGGTGGCCGGCAACGCCCCCGGCCACCAGGTGCCGGACCTCCTCGTACGCGGCCAGGAACGCCTCCGTACGCTCCTGCGGTACCCGTACCAGGAACACCAC is drawn from Micromonospora sp. NBC_01740 and contains these coding sequences:
- a CDS encoding antibiotic biosynthesis monooxygenase family protein, whose protein sequence is MVFLVRVPQERTEAFLAAYEEVRHLVAGGVAGHLVDQVCRSSADPEQWLITSEWASLADFEAWERSPEHRDLVRPMRQCFTDARSLRFLIHAQTSATSRT
- a CDS encoding class I adenylate-forming enzyme family protein, which translates into the protein MATGNPAATDPLWVDEILLEGRSTDICLRLPEPVDRGTLRRLVTGAQARLGAAGLRPGGAAALRMPPSLAYVVNLLATWRSGAQAILLDHRLTDHEVDRALARLTPQVVVAPVRTGGGGLRIFVDVTEGVTAYADRPAVSGHAVIQLSSGSTGPSKVIGRTAADLVAEVRRYTRIDGVALPGERIVLLPSMVHVLGLVGGLLYGLHAGVELVPPERLAGDAVLAAIAADDSPATVLGVPFHIGLLASTRPTGPLPQFKRMTTGGELVPAAVARAFTDRHGVPLGNMYGMTEVGVIGTDLHGRHRPSIAPAPGVEVREVDGELWVSCPASPYVGLSDPTRWADGWLRTRDAGVVHPDTGLVSVRGRLDSQVSVGGLKVDLTEVEATVAELAGVAAAVVVFDGGITAYVQPDGPLSEEVLDKLIAERLAGYKRPRTLRLVDQLPRTTTGKLVRSTDALRAAAT